Genomic segment of Nitrososphaerota archaeon:
GGTTTGAAGCGATAGAGCAGCTCATCACCATGAGCACACCAACCTATATCTCCTCAGCCTTAAAACCAAACTTGAAGATTACAGTTTGCGGCGAAGACGATCTGGCAGAGTGGGTTAAGGTCTTCGTCGAAGCATTCTCAACCCCCTCGTGGCTAGAGGAGTTAAAGAGGATTGCGGAAGAGATGGTGAAGCATCCTAGCTGCACCCTTTATCTTGCACGCTACAAAGGCACCGCTGTAGGTGTGGCTGTGAGATACAGTGTAGAGGGGGTTAGTGGATTATACTGCTTGGGCACAACACCTAAGCTTAGAAATAGAGGTGTTGGGAGCGCCCTAGTAGCCCACGTTATTAATGAAGCGCATCGTTCAGGTGATAGGATAATATGCCTTCAGACCTTGGCGAATGAGCATTTAACAAAGTTCTATGCGCGATTAGGTTTTAGGCGCCGCTACTCTAAAACCATCTATAGCAGCGAAGCAATCGTCTAACCTTTTATCCCACCTAAACGGTAGATAAACTTGGTAGCAGCTATGGTCTTAGAAGAAATCGAGGAGCTAAAGAAGTATACCTTCGATCTAGGACCTATTAGACCCCCATCTGAAGGTGGGAGCGCATCACTTTTGATAAGGGTTACTGCGAACTGTCCTTGGAACCT
This window contains:
- a CDS encoding GNAT family N-acetyltransferase, whose protein sequence is MEHLALDRNELLFFSLWSRQKVSKRLTLLYNPNLSDDFLFNHARLTAPQETLGYKDLRYVKKFYSRLGIKPTLILNSKPDSGQKHLLSREGFEAIEQLITMSTPTYISSALKPNLKITVCGEDDLAEWVKVFVEAFSTPSWLEELKRIAEEMVKHPSCTLYLARYKGTAVGVAVRYSVEGVSGLYCLGTTPKLRNRGVGSALVAHVINEAHRSGDRIICLQTLANEHLTKFYARLGFRRRYSKTIYSSEAIV